The genomic DNA GACGGAGCATTACACAGTGGCCagacgagagagggagagagagagagagagagagagagagggttaacacacagacatgcacacgcacacaccgggcgcccacaagaacacacacacacacacacacacacgcacgcacacaccggcCTTTATCGTTCTCGTGCTTACATGCCCAccccctgtgtgagtgtgtgtgaccaaaatgcaggcagacagaaaaagcgtCATGCAAACCAATGGAGAAAACCCACCCCTGTTTGAGGTGGCACCGTCTGAACGTAGTTTGAGTTACAGGCCTGATTAAAAGTTTATTCCATTTATACTTTGACTGCCAGAGTTTGTTAATCAGCTTGGGTCTAACCTGCCAGCATAGAATCTCACCTAACATTCTTGTATAATTGTACCACTGTACTATTTACAAACGGTTAATAAAAGTATTCAATCACAGGAATGAAGATCGGTGAAGGTCCAATACAGCTAATCTATGGCATTGCGAGATACTTCAAGGAAAACCCTGATCACCTTTTCTACCAAAATGAAGTAAGTTTCATGGATGTTAATTCCCAGGTAATGATCTCAAGATGATTATCTAtatccagtggtggaaaaagtactcaACCGCAGTACTTGAGTTAACTTACTCCTGGTCAAACAATCATAGTTGACCCACTTTGCACTGTTGGTGCTCTCTAGCCCATTTAGACCGAGAACCATACCTTTCAATCCGGGAACCCCTTTTTGGGTTGTTGTTGCTATGTCAAGCAAtataattattttgtaatttgagcGGTTTCCACTGGGAGCTACAGTGTGTGGACTTCCCCTGGAAACATAAAACCATCTTATATGtgtatctttgttgttttatttttccaaaacaggACTCTGCAAATGTTGAACTCTGCAACCTCCCATGTACCCCATGCATCCCAATCAGAGGTttgtaattaaatcatttttgcatcCCAGCAAGCTTGGAATatgctcttcatttctttttagttttactgaGATGGCAATTTGTTGTGATGAAAAGGTATATGGAGTTTACCGGCAGCCTCTTTAAATTTAAGTACGATTGTATGTACAAGTCTGAGAAACTAAATGCTGAATACCATAATAGTAGTTTTGGctcattattaaaataaaactagtAATTAgcaatcatttttttaaatttatttgtgtatgtgatttaattaattatttttttgtgatatatCTGTTTTGAGGTGACCAGCAATTCAAGATCGCTGTCGATCAAGTCATTGTAAATGACCACATCACCTCCCCCATTGTGGCCCTCGCCTATGCCTTcgccttgttttatgtttgcaacATAGAGTACCCGAAGGAGATGGCTCTGACGCTTGAGTTCATGCAAAGGTAAGCAGCTGAgattcttgttctgtctgtcacagcgtgacacacaaagtttttttttttttcccccaaaacatttcaatttttatttctttttaccaACGTGAGAACAATGGCTTCCATtaatagcatgctaaccttCCAGGAATAGAAAGTTTGTAGTCTCTGTTAGCTTGGATTCCCTGGTAGGTGGGATCCTGAACTGTCCACAGTCCTCTGAGACACAGAATGAgttgagatgcacacacacacacacacacacacacacacacacacacacacacacacacacacacacacaggggcatgGTGAACAAACTTAGTGTGGCCCTGCAGGAATGGAGCTGTCCAAAATAGCATATGAGTATCTCAACTTTGTCCATTACActttagttcattttcatccatttaattgCATGTGCAGCTAAagatatttcttctgtttccttagAGTTTTCTGTGGAATCAATCCAGACAGAGGGTCCAAGGCAGAACAGAAGGGGAAACGGCACCACATTCCACCAAGACTGTTCAAGCTTGTGACTCAACTCAAGGATTTCGAATGGGGCATTTGAGGTTTTTGGACTGCatatacacttacacacacacacacacacacacacacacacccctcttgtCTGACTCGAACTGTTTCGACTGCatgtgcgtgtacacacacacacacacacactggcagagacagaacTACCTCTGTTAGTCTGATATTTTTTTGAATGCCTATTGCTGCACTAAGTTGTTAAATTGATTGTTGTATTGacatattattctgttttgttaccgttttatggaaatgtctttaaaaatgtgtatgtagCTCAGGTGGTGAAGGGGTTAAGTGCCTGCCCACCAAGACCTAGGGTTCAAATCCCCATGTTCAGAGAGGGAAGTTGGGTGGGGAGGGTGATATTTGTCACTGCATGTTCTCCTACAGACTGGGGCAGCACCTGTCAGTGGGGAATGATGActtacagtgttttaatttcaccAATAAATTCTTTATAgttgattgtattttttattttattttgtggaaatgcatttaaaaaacaaaacaaaaagaaattgtaTGGCACTGTTAATTGGCATGACTACAACATTTAGGAGAAAAGgggttaaaatgttaaagttaattaaaatgttaattgcacTAATCAATTGTTTACAGTTGAATGCATTGTCATATGAACttgtactgttttaatgttttaattgcagtaagcaggaaaaaataaacattgttatATTTGTATACGGTTTACTCAGATTGATTGTCTGTAAATGGTACAGTGAATGTCCTTTAAATCTacagaatttttcattttaggaTTGACTGAagtcccgtaaaagtacggaaTTATCCGGATTAGGATCGAAGGAAGTGTCCGTAAATGGTGTGGTCAAagtcccgtaaaagtacggaaatATCCGTTCTAGGGTTGACGGAAGTGTCCGTAGAATAATGGTCAATgtcccgtaaaagtacggaaatATCCGTTCTAGGGTTGACGGAAGTGTTACACACCGcgagctgcaggtgatgcatTCCAGTAAGTTCGGAAATTCCACCGCCAGGCGAGAAGCACAACGATGCATTCATAGGGGAATTGTAAATTACAGTTCCATAAAACTAACAAGGGTTACACTCTCCCCCTCTAAACTGCATGAGTCCCTGCATGCACATCTGCCCCTACAGGTACAGATAGGTGTGAAATGGCAGCTCCTAAGGCTTGAAAGAACGAACTGATGGCCAAGGTTAAAGGCTCCCCCAACTCATCATAAGTGAGTTTGCGAGGTGGATGCCTCTCCCTAACAGAATGCCTGACGTGTATGGCCTCTGACTCTAGGCTCTCAGATGTTACATTATCAGTGTCTACAACTACAGGGTCCGTGGTGATGAGATCTGTGTTCTCTCTAACAGGTGAGATATGTGTCATATCCAGTTCTGGAATGTCAATAATAACATGATCTGGGGCCCTACAGTGTGAAGTAGGATGTGCAACTGAACCACCACTCTCAGAGCATACAAAAGGAGTTTCTGGTTGAAGCTCGTGGATTGGTCTCAGGTAagtgtgtggagctgtggggCACAAAAGAGGGGGTGTCAGGGTTTAATACCCTGGAAGCTGGTTGAGGCTCAATGaaacctccttccctctgtagGAAAGGACCCCTAGTGATAATTTCTGGCACCCATGGGCTAGGATACAGttcatcctcatcactgtgtGACTCATCCTCCTGACAATCAGCATCCCCTGTTATGATTCCGTAGAATTGGCATTTAGTCGGACCAATGTAGCGGAAGAAACAGCCGGAAAACCAGGAGTTGAAATCAACAAAGactttaataacaataatgcaaagaaaaccccaaacacaaaatcagcccaataaaacaaaagcgtcactacaccgtggcgagcgggtaggagaaAACAATAACTCTAGCAAGAACAAAGGAAATACTAATTGCTCAAAGAACATAAAATCAGCCAAACTAAGAAAGCGatcactacaccgtggcgagctaAGGACTACGAACAACCAAGAGTATCACtaccagaaaatacagaaacaaactaaACTAGTGCAACTAGGCACAGCTCAAATAGCGACAAGACAAGTCTAGGGAAACAGGCTAAGGCGCAACGATAGGAACAGAATGGCTGGAGAGTCTCAGCGAAAAGCATcaacaatctggcagcgtggCAACGCTGCCAAGCTGCTTAAGTGAAGGcgcaatcagtggagatctgccccaggtgtgttggagacccgcagcaccaccaggccacacctccactgcaggcgaggagagagagagagagccattagccaacatgcaatgaaaaacaaaacaaaacaagtacacACTATGACATCCCCTTGTGTGTCTCTTGTCGTTTTGTCCCTCAGTCTCATCTTCTTTGATGTGTCAGTGGGAGAACTGTGCTCTTTGATCTCTGTCACAGGTAGGAACCCGCACGGCAGAAGAAGATCTCTATGCAACGTGCGGTGCAGCCCCTCCCCTGTTTCAGGTTTAACTACATGAACGGGACTGTCTCTAATCCGTCTGACAACAACATGGATCTTCTGTTCCCACCGATCTGCCAGTTTGTGTTTCCCCCTGATATTCACGTTTCTCACTAAGACCCTATCTCCCTCTaagagttcagctgctctgaccctCTTGTCAAACCTAGCTTTGTTCTTCCCTCCCATCTTCTGGAAGTTTTTAGTAGCTAATGAGTAGCTCTCTTGTAGGCGTTGACGAAGGCCCTTAACATACTCTGAGTGGGTCTTGTGGTTCCCCATATCAGGGTGGATTCCCAGGACTAGATCAATTGGCAGTCTGGGCTGCCTACCAAACACTAGTTCATAAGGGGAATAGCCTGTTGTATCATTTCTCATGCAATTGTATGCATGGACCAAGGGTTTGACAAAATCTCTCCAATggtatttgtctctctcttccagggTCCCTAGCATACCAAGGAGAGTCCGGTTAAACCATTCCACTGGGTTTCCCCAGGGATGGTATGGGGTGGTACGGACTTTGTCTGTTCCTATCAGTGTGCAGAGTTCtctgattattttagattcaaagTCTCTGCCCTGGTCGCTGAGCAGACGACTGGGAAACCCGTAGTGAACAATAAAGTTTTCCCATAGAGCCTTTGCAACAGTTCTGGCTTTCTGATCTTTAGTTGGCACTGCCACAGCAAATTTTGTAAAGTGGTCAGTGATGACTAAAATGTTTCTCGTGTCTCTGTTATCTGGCTCAAGAGATAGATAATCCATACAAAGAAGCTCAAGCGGGTAAGTAGCGGAAACATTCTCCAAAGGCGCGGCCTTTTGAGGCACAGCCTTCCTCCTGAAACAACGGTCGCACCTTTTGCACTTCTCCTCAATGTCTCCGGCCATCCGTGGCCAGTAGAACCTGGCACGAGCAAGATGAAGTGCACGCTCAGAACCAAAATGGCCAACATCATTATGCACTCCCTGCAGTGCCCTCTCTCTGAACTGCTCAGGTAAGACCAACTGATAGACAAGATCGCCTTGCTCAGACCacttcctgtacaggacatcatCCCTGAGTTCGAGTTTTTTCCATTCCCTGAGAAGAAGTTTGACATCAGGGTGTTCAaggtttgtctctctgaaacTGGGTTTTACAGCTCTTCTCACAAAGGTGATGACACGTGAGATAGATGGATCATTATTTTGAGCATTACACCAGTCAGAATTAGTCATGGATGGTAAAGTGTCCTCACCGAAAACATCAGGCACTATAGAAGGGTCGACAACAAGAGACTCTGCAACGACAGGTTGCTCTGAACAAGAGACTCTGCAACGACAGGTTGCTCTGAATGATGACAGCGTTCACCTTTAAACATCACAAGATGATGCTGACATAATGCAGTGAACACTTCATTACCCATGTCACCTCCTGTCTCTATGAGTCGTTTTTCTCATGTcctctattctctctctttctttaggGAAAGCTTCATCCTCAAGGGGTGGACCTTGAGGCCGCCGGGATAACCTGTCTGCATCGCGGTTGGCCTGCCCTGCTCTGTACTTGATGGTAAACTGGTAAGTAGAAAGAGCGGCTGTAGGATTTGGGTGGTAAAACCCCCTACTTGCTGGATGGACCACCGATGGCAGAAGGGTGTAGAGCAagatggcaacaaaaaaaagcatgagacAACAGGATTTGCGTTCCAGagctctggctttttttttctctttactgaaTGTCCAAAAGTCAGGGTACAGAGtcctacacacatgcagcagcttccaaaagacaaagaaggtggGCAGGTGCAAACGCTCCAGTAATCagcccagcagaggagaggagagaagacacaacCTGTCccccaccttcacacacactgactgctcCTCTCACCTGGCCTTTCTACCCCCTAAGTCTCCTCCCACACCAGCCCAATCATAATAACACTCCCCCTGATTCTAAAACATATATACaattaaacaatatttacaattgacaaacaatacaaataaccCAAATACTACACTCTTAGAAGAGATGTgttaaaaaatgacacaaaaaatgtgttgttaCATGTGTAACACATTTTGTGTGGATTTCAAAACAAGGTGTGtataaaaatgcacagaaagcttaacacatttaatgtgttggacagtttgacacatgtgtgtgttactttgaGTGGCGGCAATCAATTTAACACAATGGGTGTGTTACCTTAAGAGGCGGCAAGGGGTCGCTCCCGCCTCTgggacagagaaaggagaggaagatggaggctGCTTCGCCTGGGCTGCTGTCGGAGTGTTCGGTAAGTTATCCATTACcagtttattttaatatgtCTCAGCGAACAGTTTATTATTCTGTTAAATTCGGCATGTGTATAAACCACCAGCTAAACCATATCCAGATAGGCCTCCTGTTTTGTTGAGCAGGGCTGCCGAGCAGTAAGCTAGCTTAGCTGCCAACATTAGCTCAAGTTCTACCGTGCTTGTTACCAAAATTAGACCATGTTCCACGCAGTTTAGGACAGTAAAGCAAAACATTCACCCGTTTCCATAAAGTCCGTGGAAACCCACATCTAGTTTACTTCAACAGCGAACTAAGTTTGAAGTCAATGCCACCCAACACCGCCGGTTTCACTGCGGAGTTGGGAGGGGGAGTGGGGGTGCGGGTGCGGGGGCGGGGGCGTTTGTCGGTCGACAAGCCTTCATATAGTTcaactgctgttttttattCCTGCCATAATCAAGGCGCTTTTAGAGagcctcacagcagcagcggaTAAACTGTTTTCAACGTGAGAAATCGGCGGTGTGGCGTGTGACGACAGTCAAATGCTTGTGTCTCACGCTTGATGCGTGAATGACGGGAAAAAATGCCATGTAAATATTTGAACGCAACGTAATTCAAAATCACGTCGGGAAAAAAAAGCGGAATTAATTTGTGGTGCTAGGAGTTGATTCTGTGGCGCTGCGCCACCCATCGGTCTATGTATGGGAAACATTGCAAAGGGTTAAAGGGAATTATTTCCACCAGACCTTTTGACCAGTGAGGTTTCAAAATATAGGACTTAGGTAGATTTTCAAGTCAAAGACCGTTTTTTACCAGACATTATTAACCGTCTTATTAACCTATgtattcctctttttcttttcagcacacacaggaagaccTGACAACCAAAGTCTTTGTGGTTACTTTTAAAGATAACAAAGAGATTTGCAAAAAAATTCTCAATGTTAAGAGTGCCAGAGATCTAATAGATCAAAGCCTAGCGCAGCAAACTGGCTGTGTGCTTGATCGATTTTTGACATATAACACAGATTTCATGGAATATATTGATGTCGACACCAGTGTGAACATAAAGGACTTTGATAGATTCCAGGTCTTCCTGGAATCAGCCAGAGGGTCCCAGGGTCATGAGGAGACAAATCAAATTCAGGTATAGTGTGTATTGCTTTAGTTTCCAGCACGATTCTCTTTCAGCAGATAGTTATATAGAAAATAATTCCATccatgaaaatagaaatgagtGTTTGAATAGTACTTGAGAGTCCTTGAATTGGACTTGTCCCTGTCTGGATGAACTGGTGAGATGAAGTGTCTATTTGTCCTCTGCACAGCCTAACACTTTCACGGAAGAGCATGATCCAACCAACACTGACAAACTACTGTCACTGCTTCAGAAGAAGGCCCCACAAATTCTTAGTGAGTACGAAAAGACGGGTGTCCTATCTGTGCCTTCAAGGAAGCTCCTAGTGAAGACCTGTGTCGGAGATCTGGTGGAGAGGTGTGGTTTGTAAGTAACCTTATCACActttaaaattgaaatatattaaatatataacCTATTTTTTTAAGTGCACTGAAGCAATGAGAAAGTGGCTgcgtttttgttattttttcagttaCCCTATTGGTGCAGAGAAGCTTGCTTTGGCAAAACACATAATCACCACCTTCCCATCCTTGAGTGTCAAAGTCGCAGGAACAGGGGAAGGATTTGTAAGTGAACTCACCAATTGACAGCTCATTGACAGACACTCTGACATGTGAAAAATATTGACTATGGCATTACTTGTAAAATCATGTCATGACTCGGACAAGTAAAACACAGATATAGGTTACCCACATGAAAATTGTATATAATTAAATAGTCAGAGTGTTTTGAGTAATGACTTCAAAACCGAACATGGTTACAATAGCCTGCAGTCTCCCCTACAAACTCTTATCATCTTAGatttcctccatcttcctctgaaTTCTTGCATCAGTCTCCATTCTGTGTAAAACCAAAGAAACCTATCATTATGTAAAACTCTGTTACAGTGGTGGACTGTAACTAAGTACGTTTTCTCGAATACTGCACTTATGTACAAATTGGAGGTACTTGACATGTTCAATTAATGCCACGTTATACTTCTACTTTagtacatctcagagggaaatgttgcaCTTTCTGCTCCACTAAAAGTCCACTGGatgagctggaaaatgcattgtCTTATCTGGTTGCCTGCGATCCACATGCCACTAAGGAGAACGGCCAGACGCTGTTGTTCACTGATATCTCCTTTCCTCCTCAGGAGCATTTCTATGATCCAATCTCTCACTGTGGGTTCCTGGAGACAAAACTGCGCAACCTTAGACGGAATCTTGAGCAAGGCCAGAGGCGTTATAAGAAGCGAAAAGCAACCAGTGACTGCAGCGAACCCGAGAGTTCTGATGCTTTGGAGGATGGTAGGCCTGTCACaagagaaatgtttttggaTTGTGGAAAAGTAATTTTAAATatcctaaataaataaaacaacaaaaacaaccaaaacaataaataaaatggacttTCAGTCTATGATAACAAAAAACCACTGTAATAAAACAAGCATGCAAATGACAGTATATCGCGGCTGGCAAAATTGAGTTCATTTTCacatatgtttgttttattgattattgtGACAGGCCTGGAGGATGGTCATGCCAGCAACATAAATGAGTGGGTTACCCTCATTAAAAGGTTACGGCCCTCTCCTGAGAATCTCTCGGCTATCAAAGCAGGCATGGAGAAAACATACACCCGTCGCAGAGCCTGGATTACCAAGGACTCCCCTACACTTGAAGAAATATTCAACGAGTACCCACGATTTTTGGACATGCCGAGTCTGGTAGGCTGCTTAGTTCCCTGGTAGTGGTTCATTTTGTTTAGCTCCACTCAACTCAAATAGGCTTTACTTATAACGTTTATGGTGAACATGTCAGCAGACAGAACTGTTGTAtcgagcaaacacacacaaagcagcatcaTCATTAATTTTGAGTCATATTTGTATTCACTTGATAAATGTCCTTAAATGTAGTTTGAGTTGGGTCATTACTGACTTTTCATTTCCCTGATTTAATGCTTTAATATTAGAATTTGTTAATATTTGGTAGATTGATtgttcaaaatgtttctttgttcttctctgtgtAAGCTTGATTTAGAGTTTGGCAAGCTGAATGGCGGAAAGACCGACCTCTTTTTGCGACGATGGGAGGCAAACATCATTCCCAAACTTAAATCAGTGGCTACCCTGGAAACGAGAGTGTCCTCCCTGTTGACGGGTATTGAACAGATGACTGAAGGTATTTATGTGTTAACATAAAGCCCTCCAATTCAGGACACTAAGTTATAACCACCTCATTTCCTtgtctcatctcctctgcttctcttgtCTCGTCTgccctcctttcatctcctcgcctcatcttcttctctcctctcatctcctcctgctctcctccttttctctccttctcgcctctcttcttttcctcgTTGTGTCTCCTCTCgtgtcctctcttctcttctccttgtctcctttcctgtctcctctctaTCTAACGAAAGTTCTTTTGTAGGggctttaaaaaaatcaatttaagAAGTCTCCTTACTTTGTCTTCACTTGACTAATAAGTGAATGCCACACAGATATCAAATTAGTTGAAAAATGGTTATACATTCTTTACTACTGCTGTGTTTACAAACATGTTTACCTATCATATTGTTAGATGCCCCTCTCTGGTAAATGggttgaaatgtcattgtattttattgatgaTAGAATGAGCTCCATGGAGATGGTTGGAAGGTGAGTTTTATATTGCTTGACCCTGGGCAGccatatttgcatattttcaaGTTATGTCCAGCTTTGTCTGAgatattatttttttacataGAAGCCAAATGCTGTGGACATAGTCTCGACATTTGTTATTTCAACCATCCATCTGAGGGGACATTCAACACTTTTGAATATGACAGTAAAAGTGGAGTATAAGTAATTCGCTGGCACACTGTAATGTATTGCATGACACATTTctatcttttgttttgtttttcactgtcagATGAGACCTGTTACACTGCCCTTGTGTTGCTTACTCACCTGCTTCCCCCGGTTGGTGCCAATCGTTGCAGTCTGAGGTCTGCAATAACGCACTTAATTGACTTTGCACCGGTATGTTTTCAGTCAAGTTCAGATTCGATTTGCTTAATGAAAGCATTTGTCAGTACGCCACTGATCACTTCTGTAAAATATCTCTCTTTTCATGTTTATCAGCCTGGAACGAGTATTGCATCACTTTGCCAGGATTCTGCAACATCATCCACAACCCACCAACCCCAGCTGATGTGCATTGGTAATTTGAAAAGTACAACCAGGCAGTACGTCATTGTTGCCAAGAATGACAACATAACCATTCCTCTGGATGATGGTCTGACGTGTGCTGTTGACAAACTTTTCAAACTGTACTGGGTCTGTAACATGGCCTATCCAGCACCAGTCAGCCCCGTCTTCACCTTTTTTGAGTACGTCTATGACATGCCATTCTCCACACAGAGAAGAACCAAGGTACTGGAACTGATTTCACAGCTTAAAGCTTGTAAGTAAAGCAACATGTTCACTTGTCCAAAATGTGGTGAGTCTTGGTTCACAGAAGTGAGAAACCTCATTTGGCATCTTCGCGAGATACACTGCTTATCAGATGGACAAAACGTGACAATTATATGCAGCCAAGATGGCTGCCCAAGGACATACCACAActtaaattcattttcaaagcatCTCCATAGAACTCATTCTACAGTGTATTCTACACCGTCAACAAGCACTGACTCAGTTCAACCAATTTACGAGAGAGGGACATCAAACAATTTAGTTGAAACAGATGATCCCATCACTGATGTTTTAGAGATTTCCAGTGATGCTGTAGATGTAGAATCAGAGTCAAAAAAACATGCTGATCTTAATGATTGTGCGGCCTCTTTTGTGGCACAGATGTATGCATCATCTAATGTGACTATAACAGATGTGACAAGAAGTGTAAACTGTACAAAAGAGTTGCTTGAGAGAACTGTTGACAGTTTGCAACAGTCCACAGCTTCTTTGTTGAGTACTTTCGGTGTACCACATGACAGTGAGGCTGTTCAAGCATTAATGAAGGAGTTTGAAAGTGCTAAACACATATTGGAAAATGTGGACACACAATATAAAATGCATAAATACTTTACTGAAGAGTTTTCCCTTGTTAAACCACAAGAAATTTTCCTGGGTCACAGGTCTGATACTGCAAGAAAGAATGGTCTAATGAAACAAATTTTGGCAGCAGATACATGTCAGTACATATCTGTCATTGAAACTTTAAAGTTTCTATTCCAACATGAGGAAATGCAAGACCTCTTTCTTCAGAATAGGAAGAGCACTGATAACAAAATGCATGATTACTGTGATGGGTCTCACTTTTCCTCAAACCTGCTGTTTAAAAAGTATCCCAATGCTCTTCAAATACAACTTTACTTTGATGACTTTGAAACGACAAACCCATTGGGTTCCAAGACAAAAATACATAAGCTAGGAGCTGTCTACTTTACCTTGAAGAATTTTCCACCACAGTGCAACTCCTCTCTTGCAAATATTCAcctttgtcttctgtttaaCTCAGTTGATAGAGAGGTATATGGATTT from Chaetodon auriga isolate fChaAug3 unplaced genomic scaffold, fChaAug3.hap1 Scaffold_132, whole genome shotgun sequence includes the following:
- the LOC143317672 gene encoding uncharacterized protein LOC143317672: MEYIDVDTSVNIKDFDRFQVFLESARGSQGHEETNQIQPNTFTEEHDPTNTDKLLSLLQKKAPQILSEYEKTGVLSVPSRKLLVKTCVGDLVERCGFYPIGAEKLALAKHIITTFPSLSVKVAGTGEGFEHFYDPISHCGFLETKLRNLRRNLEQGQRRYKKRKATSDCSEPESSDALEDGRPVTREMFLDCGKAWRMVMPAT